From Serratia fonticola:
CAAGCTGCCAATTCCGAAACTGATGCGCTGGGGCGATAAAGAAACCCAGTTCGTCCGCCCTGTGCATACCGTGACCCTGCTGCTGGGTGCAGAACTGATCCCTGGCACCGTGCTGGGTATCGACTCTGCCCGCACTATTCGCGGCCACCGCTTTATGGGTGAAGCCGAATTCACCATCGATAACGCCGATCAATACCCGCAGATCCTGTTGGAACGCGGCAAAGTAGTGGCGGATTATCAAACCCGTAAATCTTTGATCAAGCGTGATGCCGAGCTGGCTGCACAGCAGATTGGCGGTAAAGCCGATCTGAGCGAGAGCCTGCTGGAAGAGGTTACCTCGTTGGTCGAATGGCCAGTAGTGCTGACCGCCAAGTTCGAAGAGAAGTTCCTGGCGGTGCCAGCGGAAGCGCTGGTGTACACCATGAAGGGCGATCAGAAGTATTTCCCGGTGTATGACGCCGCGGGCAAACTGCTGCCGAACTTTATCTTCGTCGCCAATATCGAGTCGAAAGATCCGCAGCAAATCATCTCCGGTAACGAGAAGGTGGTGCGCCCGCGTCTGGCAGATGCCGAATTCTTCTTCAATACCGACCGCAAGCAACGCCTGGAAGACAACCTGCCGCGTCTGGAAACCGTGCTGTTCCAACAGCAACTGGGCACCCTGCGCGCCAAGACCGACCGTATCCAGGCCATGGCGGGCTGGATCGCTGGCCAGATCGGGGCAGACGTCAACCACGCTACGCGTGCGGGGCTACTGTCGAAGTGCGATCTGATGACCAACATGGTGTTCGAATTCACCGACACCCAAGGTGTCATGGGTATGCACTATGCGCGCCACGACGGTGAAGCTGAAGACGTGGCGGTGGCGTTGAACGAACAGTACCAACCACGTTTTGCCGGTGATGAACTGCCGCAATCGTTGGTGGCCTGCTCGTTGGCGATTGCCGACAAGATGGACACCCTGGCCGGGATCTTCGGCATCGGGCAACATCCAAAAGGCGATAAAGACCCGTTCGCGCTGCGCCGTGCTGCGCTGGGCGTGCTGCGTATTATCGTTGAGAAAAACCTGCCGCTGGATCTGCAAACCCTCACCGAAGAGGCCGTCCGCCTGTATGGTGACAAGCTGACCAACGCCAAGGTGGTGGATGAGGTTGTCGACTTTATGCTGGGCCGTTTCCGTGCCTGGTATCAGGAAGAAGGCCATGCGGTGGATACCATCCAGGCCGTATTGGCACGTCGCCCAACCAAGCCAGCCGACTTCGATGCGCGGGTAAAAGCGGTGACGCATTTCCGTACGCTGGAAGCTGCAGCGGCATTGGCGGCTGCCAACAAGCGTGTTTCCAATATCCTGGCCAAATCCAACGATACGCTGCTGGACCACGTCCACGCTTCGGTATTGAAAGAACCGGCCGAGCTGAAG
This genomic window contains:
- the glyS gene encoding glycine--tRNA ligase subunit beta; the protein is MTQQTFLVEIGTEELPPKALRSLAEAFAANFTAELDNAGLEHGEVKWFAAPRRLALKVADLSAAQADREVEKRGPAIAQAFDAEGKPSKAAEGWARGCGITVDQAERLVTDKGEWLLYRAHVPGQSAQQLLAGMVSTALSKLPIPKLMRWGDKETQFVRPVHTVTLLLGAELIPGTVLGIDSARTIRGHRFMGEAEFTIDNADQYPQILLERGKVVADYQTRKSLIKRDAELAAQQIGGKADLSESLLEEVTSLVEWPVVLTAKFEEKFLAVPAEALVYTMKGDQKYFPVYDAAGKLLPNFIFVANIESKDPQQIISGNEKVVRPRLADAEFFFNTDRKQRLEDNLPRLETVLFQQQLGTLRAKTDRIQAMAGWIAGQIGADVNHATRAGLLSKCDLMTNMVFEFTDTQGVMGMHYARHDGEAEDVAVALNEQYQPRFAGDELPQSLVACSLAIADKMDTLAGIFGIGQHPKGDKDPFALRRAALGVLRIIVEKNLPLDLQTLTEEAVRLYGDKLTNAKVVDEVVDFMLGRFRAWYQEEGHAVDTIQAVLARRPTKPADFDARVKAVTHFRTLEAAAALAAANKRVSNILAKSNDTLLDHVHASVLKEPAELKLATHLVVLRDKLEPFFAEGRYQEALVELAALRETVDAFFDGVMVMAEDEAVRVNRLTLLSKLRELFLQVADISVLQ